ACTATTCCGCACATATTATATATTTTGAATTAGTAAGTAAATGGTTTTTTATAACCTTGCAAAATTAGGTTATAAAAGTATAACACAGTAAAGGTGTGAAATGCTGCATTATAATATTGAAGTCTGCAGTTGCTGGCCCCACCCCCCCGCTAACTCTTGGTCGCTATTATGCAGCTTCGGCTACTACCTCAATCACATCAGGAACCATACGTTTCAGTAAGTTTTCGATTCCTGCTTTTAGCGTCATGGTGCTGCTGGGGCAACCGCTGCATGAGCCTTTCATCACCACCGTTACGATTCCGTTTTCAAAACTTTTGAAACTGATAGCACCACCGTCCATCTCGACTGCAGGTTTTACGTGGTTCTCTAATAATTCTTTTATTTTACGCACCGAATCTGTGTCGTTATCATCGAATACGGTTTCTGTTTTAGTTACGATAGGGCGACCTTCTTCTAACCAAGCTTTAATATATTCTTTTAAAATTGGAACTACATCGGTCCATTCTATCTCAGGTTTTTTGGTAACGGTTACAAAGTTGTTCATGATAAACACACCTGCCACTGAATTGAATTCGAAAAGCTTTGCAGCTAAAGGTGAACTATCTAGGGCACTTTGTTTATCAGGGAAGTCGGCACTGTCGAGGGGGAATATCATGCGATTGGCCACAAACTTCATGGTCTCGGGGTTTGGCGTGGCTTCGCTATAAATTGTCACTACACTTTTTTCTTGGGTTT
The genomic region above belongs to Bacteroidota bacterium and contains:
- a CDS encoding NifU family protein, whose protein sequence is METQEKSVVTIYSEATPNPETMKFVANRMIFPLDSADFPDKQSALDSSPLAAKLFEFNSVAGVFIMNNFVTVTKKPEIEWTDVVPILKEYIKAWLEEGRPIVTKTETVFDDNDTDSVRKIKELLENHVKPAVEMDGGAISFKSFENGIVTVVMKGSCSGCPSSTMTLKAGIENLLKRMVPDVIEVVAEAA